In one window of Miscanthus floridulus cultivar M001 chromosome 12, ASM1932011v1, whole genome shotgun sequence DNA:
- the LOC136496628 gene encoding UPF0496 protein At1g20180-like, translating to MEMSVRATESFDIEEEYKNTLRTQSNACFLSKKQRPEEEMEVFLDTQQDDFTSLMLQNTVLMRRSAAPSEMELALADYFDASAEALEMCRQLLRNVKSTQSNYRSMDRFRAAMAADSTASTSFRASLAVAEEPPFPVRSNPFCTTTRSDFRQIHDRCSSILHTIRSSHGRVARKLKIVKAVKKLSRTLLVIASVAAAAAAIGAGPYLLFLIGLLIGPAAAAGLCQIALKRRPLTATTTKGRSSGKITTALSLLQDQLDTAAKGTYVLGKDLDTLNQLVARLSNGIERENDMAWRCVEAASDRCPAAVLEMVSELRRSCSASGRLAEELEEHVCLCLATIHKARVLVIHEIPKKA from the coding sequence ATGGAAATGTCGGTGCGCGCTACAGAATCGTTCGACATAGAGGAAGAGTACAAGAACACACTGCGAACACAGTCCAACGCGTGCTTCCTGTCAAAGAAACAGCGGCCAGAGGAAGAAATGGAGGTGTTTCTTGACACGCAGCAGGACGACTTCACATCTCTGATGCTTCAGAACACGGTGTTGATGCGCCGCAGCGCAGCTCCTTCAGAGATGGAGCTCGCGTTGGCAGATTACTTCGACGCCAGCGCTGAGGCATTGGAGATGTGCAGGCAGCTGCTCAGGAACGTCAAGAGCACCCAAAGCAACTACCGATCCATGGACAGGTTCCGTGCGGCCATGGCCGCAGACAGCACGGCAAGCACTAGTTTCAGAGCTTCCCTTGCAGTTGCAGAGGAGCCGCCGTTTCCTGTCAGGAGCAACCCTTTCTGCACCACGACGCGAAGCGACTTCAGGCAGATCCACGACAGGTGCTCCTCCATACTCCACACCATCAGATCAAGCCACGGGAGAGTGGCGAGAAAGCTCAAGATCGTGAAGGCTGTCAAGAAGCTCTCGAGGACGCTCCTCGTCATAGCGAGTGTCGCGGCTGCGGCTGCCGCCATCGGCGCGGGCCCATATCTGCTGTTCTTGATCGGCCTGCTGATCGGGCCAGCGGCGGCCGCGGGGCTCTGCCAGATTGCGCTCAAGAGGCGGCCGctcacggcgacgacgacgaaggGGCGGTCCAGCGGCAAAATCACAACGGCCCTGTCCCTCCTGCAGGACCAGCTCGACACCGCGGCGAAGGGCACTTACGTCCTCGGCAAAGATCTCGACACGTTGAACCAACTCGTGGCGCGCCTCTCCAACGGCATCGAGCGGGAGAACGACATGGCATGGCGGTGCGTGGAGGCGGCGAGCGATAGGTGCCCGGCAGCGGTGCTGGAGATGGTGAGCGAGCTGAGGAGGAGCTGCTCGGCCTCCGGGAGGCTCGCCGAGGAGCTAGAGGAGCACGTCTGCCTTTGCCTTGCCACCATACATAAGGCTAGGGTTTTGGTGATCCATGAGATCCCCAAGAAAGCATGA